Proteins encoded together in one Chitinophaga sp. LS1 window:
- a CDS encoding LuxR C-terminal-related transcriptional regulator yields MIQQSMSPRFKIGVIEEDTNYRHELVLNISRHTDLSVCLHTATTTAAQSFLQQQPHLLLLGMPPGTQQQIDDIKVLKSLQPAMLIVVMTADEDPQVIQQAFDKGADGYILKTDLFHNITRKLVHMLEYDQPVVSQQLFRYLLYRNKGEKPIPQTNLTKKEKEITDLVLEGLPYKSIAAKLNLSLNTIQYHMKNIFYKLGIKTKSELFKMFYQ; encoded by the coding sequence ATGATTCAACAGTCAATGTCCCCAAGGTTCAAAATAGGGGTAATCGAAGAAGATACGAATTACCGCCATGAACTGGTCCTGAACATTTCACGTCATACAGACCTTTCTGTATGTTTACACACCGCTACCACAACAGCAGCACAAAGCTTTTTACAGCAACAACCACACCTGTTATTATTGGGTATGCCCCCGGGCACACAACAACAAATAGACGATATCAAGGTGCTGAAGTCTTTGCAACCAGCTATGCTGATTGTGGTGATGACGGCTGATGAAGATCCACAGGTGATACAGCAGGCTTTTGATAAAGGAGCTGATGGATACATCTTAAAGACGGACCTCTTCCACAATATCACCCGCAAACTGGTGCATATGCTGGAATATGATCAGCCTGTGGTGAGTCAGCAGCTGTTTCGGTATTTGCTCTATCGCAATAAAGGAGAAAAGCCCATACCACAAACAAACCTGACTAAGAAAGAAAAGGAAATCACGGATCTTGTACTGGAAGGGTTGCCTTATAAATCGATCGCAGCAAAACTGAACTTAAGTTTGAATACTATACAATACCACATGAAAAACATATTCTACAAACTAGGTATCAAAACCAAATCAGAACTCTTCAAAATGTTCTACCAATAA
- a CDS encoding EamA family transporter has translation MWRYYALLSALFAGLTAVLAKFGLQGISSNVATAIRTVVILIIAWGIVFAGGEAKDLQALTRKHLLFLTLSGMATGLSWIFYFKALSTGPVSKVAPIDKLSVAIAIALSAIFLKESLDYKTIAGALLIMAGTFVLIR, from the coding sequence ATGTGGAGATATTATGCATTGCTATCTGCACTTTTTGCAGGATTGACGGCCGTACTGGCCAAGTTTGGATTACAGGGCATCAGCAGCAACGTAGCTACGGCTATCCGTACTGTAGTGATCCTGATCATTGCATGGGGGATTGTGTTTGCTGGAGGCGAAGCGAAGGACCTGCAGGCCCTGACCCGGAAGCACCTCTTGTTTTTAACCCTGAGTGGCATGGCCACTGGTCTCTCCTGGATTTTTTATTTTAAGGCCCTCTCGACCGGCCCTGTTTCCAAAGTGGCCCCTATAGACAAGTTAAGTGTCGCAATTGCCATTGCTCTCTCTGCTATTTTTCTCAAAGAAAGTCTGGATTATAAAACTATTGCCGGCGCCTTACTGATTATGGCAGGTACGTTTGTGTTGATTCGTTAA
- a CDS encoding sensor histidine kinase: MKLLTRYNRINLVSTIVIFLLSGIAFFFALHLTLLKQMDEDLRIEQREITNYVALHNMLFTPVEVKDQETIIEKTKKPYEKEKFKTVEVDHNEDYRQLSFSIQAGGEWYNVKVRKSLEATEHITRTVFAITFCTILLVLLLTVVINATILRKLWQPFYTSLDLLQRFKVNDREPLILPASTIDEFTFMNSILDRTTTKAIQDYERLKEFTENASHELQTPLAIIRSKLEMMMQGENLTEYQFNALQSASEALDRLARMNQSLLLLTKIENEQFDNKSIVDLTQIVQQKAAQFVEIWQDKSLNISLDVKAVQLHANKELIELLLNNLFSNATRHNYENGNILITLSQQRLCIKNTGHPAPLNHKHLFQRFYNPSNNSTSNGLGLAVIHQICTANGFKVDYDYKDDLHIFTIIFINESTQTYLP, translated from the coding sequence ATGAAATTACTGACCCGGTATAACCGTATTAACCTGGTATCCACCATTGTGATCTTCCTGCTTTCCGGTATCGCATTTTTCTTCGCCCTCCACCTGACCTTATTAAAGCAGATGGATGAGGACCTGCGGATCGAACAGCGGGAAATCACTAATTATGTGGCACTCCATAATATGCTCTTCACTCCCGTGGAAGTGAAAGACCAGGAGACCATCATAGAAAAGACGAAAAAGCCTTATGAGAAAGAAAAATTCAAAACCGTCGAAGTAGATCATAATGAGGACTACCGGCAGTTATCTTTTTCTATCCAGGCTGGCGGCGAATGGTATAATGTAAAAGTGAGGAAGTCACTGGAAGCGACAGAGCACATTACCAGAACGGTTTTCGCGATTACTTTTTGTACCATCTTACTCGTCCTGTTATTGACGGTCGTTATTAATGCTACCATCCTCAGAAAACTTTGGCAGCCATTCTATACCTCCCTGGATCTGTTACAACGATTCAAAGTAAATGACCGGGAACCATTGATATTGCCTGCCAGTACCATCGACGAATTCACGTTTATGAACAGTATCCTGGATCGTACTACGACCAAAGCCATACAGGATTATGAAAGATTAAAGGAATTTACTGAAAATGCCTCCCATGAATTGCAAACGCCCCTCGCTATAATCCGGTCCAAACTGGAAATGATGATGCAGGGTGAGAACCTGACTGAATACCAGTTTAACGCCCTGCAAAGTGCCTCTGAGGCGCTCGACAGACTGGCCCGCATGAACCAGTCCCTCCTGTTGCTCACCAAAATAGAAAACGAGCAATTTGACAATAAATCTATTGTAGACCTGACACAGATCGTACAACAAAAGGCCGCACAGTTTGTAGAGATCTGGCAGGATAAATCCCTGAATATCTCACTGGACGTAAAGGCCGTTCAGTTACATGCTAATAAGGAGCTGATTGAATTGCTGCTCAATAACCTGTTCAGCAACGCGACCCGACATAACTATGAAAACGGGAATATTCTAATCACTTTAAGCCAGCAGCGGCTTTGTATTAAAAATACCGGTCATCCTGCACCATTGAACCATAAGCACCTGTTCCAGCGATTTTACAATCCTTCCAACAATAGTACCAGTAATGGGCTTGGACTGGCGGTGATTCACCAGATCTGTACAGCCAACGGGTTCAAAGTAGATTATGATTATAAGGACGACTTACATATATTCACTATTATCTTTATTAACGAATCAACACAAACGTACCTGCCATAA
- a CDS encoding response regulator transcription factor yields the protein MKVLIIEDEKNLSDSICQYLADENFLCEVADTFDTALEKISLYDYMCIILDINLPGGSGLELLKELKRNNKNDGVLIISARNSLDDKVFGLKAGADDYLSKPFHLPELSARVAAIIRRKSFNGNNIITFEELQLNLGEKTAIVNEQIIDLTGGGGGGGGGGGGGGGGGGGGGGGGGGGGGGGGGGGGGGGGGGGGGGGGGGGRKEYDLLLYFISNKNKVISKSAIAEHICGDEMDLSGSYDFLYSHIKNLRKKLVQSGCPDYIRSVYGMGYKLSLS from the coding sequence ATGAAAGTGTTGATTATTGAAGATGAGAAGAATCTATCAGACAGCATCTGCCAGTACCTGGCTGATGAGAATTTTTTATGTGAGGTCGCAGATACTTTCGATACCGCCCTGGAAAAGATATCACTGTATGATTATATGTGCATCATACTTGACATTAACTTACCCGGGGGTAGCGGGCTCGAGTTATTGAAGGAATTAAAAAGGAATAATAAGAATGACGGCGTGCTGATTATCTCCGCCCGGAATTCCCTGGATGATAAAGTGTTTGGTCTTAAGGCCGGGGCCGACGATTACCTGTCTAAGCCATTTCACCTCCCTGAGTTATCAGCCCGTGTAGCAGCCATCATCCGGCGCAAATCTTTCAACGGGAATAATATTATTACATTCGAAGAGCTGCAACTAAACCTTGGAGAGAAAACAGCCATTGTCAATGAACAAATCATTGACCTTACGGGGGGGGGGGGGGGGGGGGGGGGGGGGGGGGGGGGGGGGGGGGGGGGGGGGGGGGGGGGGGGGGGGGGGGGGGGGGGGGGGGGGGGGGGGGGGGGGGGGGGGGGGGGGGGGGGGGGGGGGGGGGGGGGGGGGGGGGGGGGGGGGGGGGGGGGGCGCAAAGAATACGATTTGCTGTTATACTTTATCAGTAACAAAAATAAAGTGATCAGCAAGAGCGCCATAGCAGAACATATCTGCGGAGACGAAATGGACCTCTCCGGCAGTTATGACTTCCTCTATAGTCACATCAAGAACCTCCGCAAAAAGCTGGTGCAGTCCGGTTGTCCCGATTACATCAGGTCTGTATATGGTATGGGCTATAAATTATCCCTGTCATGA